In one Candidatus Pelagibacter sp. HTCC7211 genomic region, the following are encoded:
- the msrB gene encoding peptide-methionine (R)-S-oxide reductase MsrB: MTKKINKDLTSEQKLVLFEEGTEMPNSSELNNEKREGSFHCVNCGEKLFDSITKYESGSGWPSFYESLPDVFETKTDHLLGYARTEYHCKKCGGHHGHIFDDGPNPSGKRYCNNGVCLVFKPKE; the protein is encoded by the coding sequence ATGACAAAGAAAATTAATAAAGATTTAACTTCTGAGCAAAAATTAGTTTTATTTGAAGAGGGCACTGAAATGCCAAATTCCTCTGAATTAAATAATGAAAAAAGAGAAGGAAGTTTTCATTGTGTAAATTGTGGTGAAAAATTATTTGATTCAATCACAAAGTACGAAAGTGGCTCAGGCTGGCCATCTTTTTACGAGTCTTTACCTGATGTATTTGAAACTAAAACAGATCACCTACTTGGTTATGCTAGAACTGAATATCATTGTAAAAAATGTGGTGGTCATCATGGTCACATCTTTGACGATGGTCCAAATCCTTCTGGTAAAAGATACTGTAATAACGGCGTTTGTTTGGTTTTTAAACCAAAGGAATAA
- a CDS encoding D-2-hydroxyacid dehydrogenase family protein, with protein sequence MLKVAILDDYQNVSQEFVDLKKLSGKYEFKIFSEPFLDEADAIEQLADFEALLIMRERTPISKNLIDNLNDLKYIITSGVRNKSVDLEAAKKRKIIVCGTESNTNPTCELTWALILGLSRNLKTEIDNMYQGYWQTTVGFELKGKIIGLIGLGKVGSQVAKIANAFGMQVMAWSENLDLDKCKELNVLPCSKEDLIKTSDYISIHVQGGERYKDCITIKEFDQMKKTAFLINTARGPIVNEDDLIIALSTNVIMGAGIDVYEKEPLPEANKLRFLPNVLLTPHIGYVTAENYSIYYTQMIEDLEACVNGKPIRVIEK encoded by the coding sequence ATGCTTAAAGTTGCAATTTTAGATGATTACCAAAACGTTTCACAAGAGTTTGTGGATCTTAAAAAATTGTCTGGAAAATATGAGTTTAAAATTTTTAGCGAACCATTTCTTGATGAAGCAGATGCTATTGAACAGTTAGCTGATTTTGAGGCTTTATTGATAATGAGAGAAAGAACACCTATTTCTAAGAATTTAATCGATAATCTTAATGATCTTAAATATATAATTACAAGTGGTGTACGAAACAAATCAGTTGATCTTGAAGCTGCAAAAAAAAGAAAAATCATAGTTTGTGGTACTGAAAGCAATACAAATCCAACTTGTGAATTAACCTGGGCATTAATTTTAGGGTTATCAAGAAATTTAAAAACAGAAATTGATAATATGTACCAAGGTTATTGGCAAACAACAGTTGGTTTTGAGCTTAAAGGAAAAATTATTGGTTTAATTGGTCTTGGAAAAGTAGGTTCACAAGTTGCAAAAATTGCTAATGCATTTGGTATGCAAGTAATGGCTTGGAGTGAAAATTTAGATTTAGATAAATGTAAAGAATTAAACGTTCTGCCTTGTAGTAAAGAGGATTTAATTAAAACGTCAGATTATATTTCAATTCACGTACAAGGTGGAGAGCGTTACAAAGATTGCATCACAATTAAAGAGTTTGATCAAATGAAAAAAACTGCTTTTTTAATTAATACTGCGCGTGGCCCAATAGTTAATGAAGATGATTTGATTATTGCTTTATCTACTAATGTTATTATGGGTGCTGGAATTGATGTTTATGAAAAAGAACCTCTGCCTGAGGCTAATAAGCTAAGATTTTTACCCAATGTATTATTAACACCTCACATTGGTTATGTGACAGCTGAAAATTATAGCATCTATTATACTCAAATGATTGAAGATCTTGAAGCTTGTGTAAATGGTAAACCTATTCGTGTTATTGAAAAATAA
- a CDS encoding branched-chain amino acid ABC transporter permease, protein MKNNLILYIGILIFGIAAPFIFPAFKVQLSILCVLIILATTWNIQGGEMGYNSFGNILFYGLGMYLCASVQVGMFFPLAEWTESGGEKTFVHTPTQFFQGMAVGLIVAAVVPTIVAGLIGYSILGLRGHYFAICTLGLGVAAGEISGGIEIIGAGQGFTTPPFPDVGSLESRGEFFYFLSFFTLVLTFIAVRSIYPTRFKLILNAIRDNEDKAEAMGIETMKYKIIGWMISAFFCGLAGGIMGGLVGYIDSTDVAFDGREMGVFMVLMAILGGKGTLWGPIIGATVFHIFKEGFWTFFLGWQYVALGVLIVVIVIYFPEGIMGWLREKYPERFGEVVDEKDRKAQVELK, encoded by the coding sequence ATGAAAAATAATTTAATTTTATATATTGGAATTTTAATTTTTGGTATAGCCGCTCCATTTATATTTCCAGCTTTTAAAGTTCAGTTATCAATACTTTGTGTATTAATTATTCTTGCTACAACCTGGAATATTCAGGGTGGTGAAATGGGCTATAATTCATTTGGAAATATTCTCTTTTATGGTCTTGGCATGTATCTATGTGCTTCTGTACAAGTTGGAATGTTTTTTCCATTAGCAGAGTGGACAGAAAGTGGGGGTGAAAAAACATTTGTTCATACTCCAACTCAGTTTTTTCAAGGAATGGCTGTTGGATTGATAGTAGCTGCAGTTGTACCAACTATTGTAGCAGGTTTAATTGGATACTCTATTTTAGGACTTAGAGGACATTATTTTGCAATTTGTACATTAGGATTAGGAGTTGCAGCAGGTGAAATTTCTGGAGGAATTGAGATCATTGGAGCTGGACAAGGCTTCACTACTCCACCATTTCCTGATGTAGGAAGTTTAGAATCAAGAGGTGAATTTTTTTATTTCTTAAGCTTCTTTACATTGGTACTTACATTCATTGCTGTTCGTTCAATATATCCTACAAGATTTAAATTAATACTTAACGCTATCAGAGATAATGAGGACAAAGCTGAAGCAATGGGTATTGAAACAATGAAATACAAAATTATTGGCTGGATGATCTCAGCATTCTTTTGTGGATTAGCAGGTGGAATAATGGGCGGCTTAGTTGGATATATCGACTCTACTGATGTTGCGTTCGATGGAAGAGAGATGGGAGTATTCATGGTATTGATGGCAATACTTGGTGGCAAAGGAACACTTTGGGGTCCAATTATTGGTGCAACTGTTTTTCATATATTTAAAGAAGGCTTTTGGACATTCTTTTTAGGTTGGCAGTATGTAGCTTTAGGAGTCTTGATTGTTGTGATTGTAATTTATTTCCCTGAGGGAATTATGGGATGGTTAAGAGAAAAATATCCAGAGAGATTTGGTGAAGTAGTTGATGAAAAAGATCGTAAAGCACAGGTAGAACTTAAGTGA
- a CDS encoding branched-chain amino acid ABC transporter permease has product MDFMVFQYPMISVQACLDGVLLGILFALIAYGMALQWGVMNIINIAQGDLVILGGYIAYFMYLYGIHPAWGVIVSPIIMFFVGIAIYKLVINKVVDRDLFISILATFGISILFMQLMNFAFGADVVLANSDYGTTMLFNNNVVLPNSKIFSAFISVLFAICLVIYMKKSKLGRAIRATAQNARAAKILGVDTEKVYAATFGINAALCGVAGALISITFTIHPYMGLPYTIRSFMIVIIAGLGNLPGVAMSGMGLGVFEEFADYILGTEFRIGSVFLLLVLILVYRRFKLSRKREYLK; this is encoded by the coding sequence ATGGATTTCATGGTTTTTCAATATCCAATGATTTCTGTTCAAGCATGTTTGGATGGAGTTTTACTTGGAATTTTATTTGCATTGATTGCATATGGTATGGCGCTTCAATGGGGGGTAATGAATATAATTAATATTGCTCAAGGAGATCTTGTTATATTAGGTGGATACATTGCTTACTTCATGTATCTATATGGAATTCATCCAGCTTGGGGAGTAATTGTATCTCCAATAATAATGTTCTTTGTAGGTATAGCAATTTACAAACTTGTAATTAATAAAGTAGTAGATAGGGATTTATTTATCTCTATTTTAGCTACTTTTGGAATAAGTATTCTTTTCATGCAATTAATGAACTTTGCATTTGGAGCTGATGTTGTTCTCGCAAATTCAGATTATGGAACAACTATGTTATTTAATAATAATGTTGTATTGCCAAATTCAAAAATATTTTCAGCTTTTATAAGTGTTTTATTCGCAATTTGTTTAGTAATTTATATGAAAAAATCGAAGCTTGGTCGTGCAATTAGAGCTACAGCACAAAATGCAAGAGCAGCAAAGATTTTAGGCGTAGATACAGAAAAAGTTTATGCAGCTACTTTTGGTATCAATGCAGCCCTTTGTGGTGTCGCTGGTGCATTAATATCCATAACATTTACTATCCATCCTTATATGGGTTTACCATACACAATAAGATCATTTATGATTGTCATTATTGCTGGATTAGGAAATTTACCGGGTGTTGCAATGTCAGGTATGGGATTAGGTGTTTTTGAAGAATTCGCTGATTATATTTTAGGAACAGAATTTAGAATAGGATCTGTATTTTTACTTCTAGTTTTAATACTTGTTTACAGAAGATTTAAATTATCAAGGAAAAGAGAATACTTAAAATAA
- a CDS encoding amino acid ABC transporter substrate-binding protein: protein MRLNKIILSFVSALVILFSTSVASFAKVVGDKIILGAAISLTGKYSSNGVHTQNGYNMAVDRINSMGGVKVGGKTYKFDIIYYDDESNPKRAAQLAERLISQDGVEFMLGPYSSGLTKAIAPVTEKYGVPMVEANGASRSLFTKGYKYLFAVLAPANLYLDVAIDLAVEKNNGKGVTVAMAFEQDAFSQDVRLGVLDAIKRTGSKKVIDDKLPKELNDMAATLVKVKQMKPDVLVVSGHTKGALTAIRQISEMKVDVPMLAMTHCDAAKLSKQHGKNSQYALCASQWHKTLTYKDDFFKDGMTYDADFTKEFGYAPPYQAAESSAALLVFKDAFERADSFDQKKVRDALAATNMQTFYGNIKFAEGGQNVDKPMVLFQVMCDDAGKCENKVVAPTKWASAKLIHPIPSWSKR, encoded by the coding sequence ATGAGATTAAATAAAATAATTTTAAGTTTTGTTTCTGCATTAGTGATTTTATTCTCAACTTCAGTTGCATCTTTTGCAAAAGTTGTTGGTGACAAAATTATTTTAGGTGCTGCAATTTCATTAACTGGTAAATATTCATCTAATGGTGTTCATACTCAAAACGGTTATAACATGGCCGTTGACAGAATTAATAGCATGGGTGGTGTTAAAGTTGGTGGAAAGACTTATAAGTTTGACATTATCTATTATGATGATGAGTCAAACCCAAAAAGAGCTGCACAGCTTGCAGAAAGATTAATATCACAAGACGGTGTTGAGTTTATGCTTGGCCCTTACAGTTCTGGTTTAACAAAAGCGATTGCGCCTGTAACTGAAAAATACGGTGTTCCAATGGTTGAAGCAAATGGTGCTTCTAGATCTTTGTTCACAAAAGGTTACAAATATCTATTCGCCGTATTAGCTCCTGCTAATTTATATCTTGATGTTGCTATAGATCTAGCGGTTGAAAAGAATAATGGAAAAGGAGTTACTGTTGCAATGGCGTTTGAACAAGATGCATTTTCTCAAGACGTAAGACTTGGTGTTTTAGATGCAATTAAGAGAACTGGCTCTAAAAAAGTAATTGATGATAAATTACCAAAAGAGCTAAATGATATGGCTGCGACTTTAGTAAAAGTGAAACAAATGAAACCAGATGTTTTAGTTGTTTCTGGTCACACAAAAGGTGCTCTAACTGCTATCAGACAAATATCTGAGATGAAGGTAGATGTTCCAATGTTAGCTATGACACACTGCGATGCAGCTAAATTATCAAAGCAACATGGTAAAAACTCACAGTATGCCTTATGCGCTTCTCAGTGGCACAAAACATTAACTTATAAAGATGATTTCTTTAAAGATGGTATGACTTATGATGCAGACTTTACTAAAGAGTTTGGTTATGCACCTCCATATCAAGCAGCAGAGTCATCAGCTGCCCTATTGGTATTTAAAGATGCATTTGAGAGAGCAGATTCTTTTGATCAAAAGAAAGTTAGAGACGCTCTTGCAGCTACTAATATGCAAACTTTTTATGGAAATATAAAATTTGCAGAAGGTGGTCAAAATGTTGATAAGCCAATGGTACTTTTCCAAGTGATGTGTGATGATGCAGGAAAATGTGAAAACAAAGTTGTTGCTCCAACTAAATGGGCGTCAGCTAAGTTAATTCACCCAATTCCTTCGTGGTCTAAAAGATAA
- a CDS encoding DMT family transporter, which translates to MNKNTKAYTMLILATLFWAGNFTIGKFAYTENVPPYSLAFFRWILVWIILLPFTFKEIPKIKTEVKNNLPLFFILGFTSVGIFSAFTYNALNYTQVINASLFNTAIPVSIILVCFLLKIEKTNIYQISGLIVSVLGILAIITRLDLNILLTLNFNKGDIYMIIAIISWGIYSAFLKKKTFDISLLSLVHVVCTFGLIILLPAFLFELAQGKTTELNSNLIFILLYIAIFPSIGSYYCWAGAVSIIGANRAGIFLSLIPLFSTIFAMIFFNEKFLFFHFIGSVLIILGLFLSNKKVTNA; encoded by the coding sequence ATGAATAAAAACACAAAAGCATATACAATGCTAATTCTTGCAACATTATTTTGGGCAGGAAATTTTACTATTGGTAAATTTGCGTACACAGAGAATGTACCTCCATATTCATTAGCTTTTTTTAGATGGATTTTAGTTTGGATAATATTGTTACCTTTTACCTTCAAAGAAATTCCAAAAATAAAAACAGAAGTTAAAAATAATTTACCATTATTTTTTATTTTAGGTTTTACCAGCGTTGGTATATTTTCAGCGTTCACTTATAATGCCCTTAATTATACGCAGGTAATAAATGCTTCACTTTTTAATACCGCTATACCTGTATCAATAATTTTAGTCTGTTTTCTACTTAAGATTGAAAAAACAAATATTTATCAAATATCTGGTTTAATTGTTTCAGTTCTAGGAATTCTGGCAATTATTACACGTCTAGATTTAAATATTTTATTAACTTTAAATTTTAATAAGGGAGATATTTATATGATAATTGCAATAATATCATGGGGTATTTATTCAGCATTTTTGAAAAAAAAAACATTTGATATATCTTTACTTTCTCTTGTTCATGTTGTTTGTACATTTGGGTTAATTATTCTTTTACCAGCTTTTTTATTTGAGTTAGCTCAAGGGAAAACAACTGAGCTTAATAGTAATCTTATTTTCATTTTGCTCTATATTGCAATTTTTCCAAGCATTGGATCTTATTATTGCTGGGCTGGAGCAGTCTCAATCATTGGTGCTAATAGAGCTGGAATTTTTTTATCATTAATTCCATTATTCAGTACAATTTTTGCAATGATTTTTTTTAATGAAAAATTTTTATTTTTTCATTTCATTGGATCTGTTTTAATTATATTAGGTTTATTTTTATCAAACAAAAAAGTTACAAATGCTTAA
- the grxC gene encoding glutaredoxin 3: protein MKLVTIYTGPLCNYCDAAKRLLARNNVEYKEINIATVEGAMEEMIKKANGKRTIPQIFFDDQHIGGYDETRALEKENKLLELLK from the coding sequence ATGAAATTAGTAACTATTTATACAGGTCCTCTTTGCAATTACTGTGATGCTGCTAAAAGATTATTAGCTAGAAATAATGTAGAATATAAAGAAATTAACATTGCAACAGTTGAAGGTGCTATGGAAGAAATGATTAAAAAAGCAAATGGTAAGAGAACAATTCCACAAATCTTTTTTGATGACCAGCACATTGGTGGTTATGATGAAACCAGAGCTTTGGAAAAAGAGAATAAATTATTAGAATTACTGAAATAA
- a CDS encoding TIGR03643 family protein, translated as MKKKGHTPITRVKNPEPDVNDPDWVIWAAWADRITFEDIEKKTGKTESEVIKIMRRSIKPASFRLWRKRVNQKSIKHRKKFEYSRKQITSKIKKNDYL; from the coding sequence ATGAAAAAAAAAGGTCACACCCCTATTACCAGGGTCAAAAATCCAGAGCCAGATGTAAATGACCCAGATTGGGTTATTTGGGCAGCTTGGGCTGACCGGATCACTTTTGAAGATATTGAAAAGAAGACTGGGAAAACAGAGTCTGAGGTAATTAAAATTATGAGACGATCTATTAAGCCTGCCTCATTCAGGTTGTGGCGAAAACGAGTTAATCAAAAAAGTATTAAACACCGAAAAAAATTTGAATACTCAAGAAAACAAATTACTAGTAAAATTAAAAAGAATGATTATTTATAA
- a CDS encoding inverse autotransporter beta domain-containing protein, producing MKIVKLTFIILLYSLSANAIDLTNKFMNNLNSYFSDKFPTAEIGLSTGVTNEVTGSVLVVKPISDPSDNENIIFTQASLFLSDDSRETINLGFGNRKLINDDTLLVGYNLFYDHELDYDHQRASIGIEAISSVGSLRANQYYGLSGWKSGLNNINEKALNGSDVELGMPLPYLPWTNLYYRSFNWEGASGAADLEGDEISLEAKLTNFNIEIGKRSNDGVTEDEEFLKITYTCCNNSNNEIGISDTAYNLTSVSDQKFAKVRRQNLIVKQKEMDLTVIGF from the coding sequence ATGAAAATAGTTAAATTAACTTTCATAATTTTATTATATAGCTTAAGTGCTAATGCTATAGACCTAACCAATAAGTTTATGAATAACTTGAATAGTTATTTTAGTGATAAATTCCCAACTGCTGAAATTGGTTTAAGTACAGGTGTAACAAATGAAGTTACGGGAAGTGTTTTAGTAGTAAAACCTATAAGTGATCCAAGTGATAATGAAAATATTATCTTCACTCAAGCAAGTTTATTTTTATCAGACGATAGCAGAGAAACTATCAATTTAGGTTTTGGTAATAGAAAATTGATTAATGATGATACATTATTAGTTGGTTATAATTTATTCTATGATCATGAATTAGATTATGATCACCAAAGAGCAAGTATTGGTATTGAAGCAATATCAAGTGTTGGATCGTTAAGAGCTAATCAATATTACGGTCTTTCTGGCTGGAAATCAGGATTAAATAATATAAATGAGAAAGCATTAAATGGTAGCGACGTAGAATTAGGTATGCCATTACCTTATCTGCCATGGACAAATTTATACTATAGATCATTTAACTGGGAAGGTGCTAGTGGTGCAGCAGATCTAGAAGGAGATGAGATATCACTAGAAGCAAAACTTACAAATTTTAATATTGAAATTGGAAAAAGAAGTAATGATGGAGTTACTGAAGATGAGGAATTTTTAAAAATAACTTATACTTGTTGTAATAATTCAAATAACGAAATTGGAATAAGTGACACCGCCTATAATTTAACTTCAGTTTCAGATCAAAAATTTGCAAAAGTTAGAAGACAAAACTTAATTGTAAAACAAAAAGAAATGGATTTAACAGTAATAGGATTTTAA
- a CDS encoding LysE family translocator, with protein MFPINYFLFLQIILFLFITPGTPRIVIISYSMNYGVQKCIWTALGDISANFIQATLVIFVIGSFFLDNPNFLNIFKWIGIIYLLYLAYDLYNSKPKDISSNNISSKSFFSFFRDGFLVAGTSPKAWMFFPLIFPQFIDFNSNYVVQFFILITTYVVLDFLSLVAYAMLARKLIVWIKANPKVINTISASVLIIIAIIIAVIQQY; from the coding sequence ATGTTCCCCATAAACTATTTTCTATTTTTACAAATAATCTTATTTTTATTTATTACACCAGGTACACCAAGAATTGTCATAATTTCTTATTCTATGAATTATGGTGTTCAAAAATGTATTTGGACTGCATTAGGAGATATAAGTGCAAACTTTATTCAGGCAACTCTTGTCATCTTTGTCATTGGCTCATTTTTTTTAGATAATCCAAATTTTTTAAATATTTTTAAATGGATAGGAATAATTTATTTATTATATCTTGCTTATGATCTTTATAACTCAAAACCAAAAGATATAAGTTCAAATAATATTTCATCAAAAAGTTTTTTTTCTTTTTTTAGAGATGGTTTTTTAGTTGCAGGCACAAGTCCTAAGGCTTGGATGTTTTTTCCATTAATTTTTCCACAGTTTATTGATTTTAATTCAAATTATGTTGTTCAATTCTTTATTTTAATCACAACTTATGTAGTTTTAGATTTTTTATCTTTAGTTGCTTATGCTATGCTTGCTAGAAAATTAATTGTTTGGATAAAAGCAAATCCAAAAGTAATTAATACAATTTCTGCGAGTGTTTTAATTATCATTGCAATTATTATTGCTGTAATTCAACAATATTAA
- a CDS encoding ABC transporter ATP-binding protein produces the protein MSILEVSNVSKSFGGVKANVDISMNVEKGKIVGLIGPNGSGKTTLFNSIVGTYPIDNGSIKFNGKEVSELPVPVIAKLGLLRTFQQTRIYGKLNCIENMLISHKGSDADLMKIFSKIPQELTDKAENLLNFVGLFQKRKLRAGDLSFGQQKLLELAMALMNEPEMLLLDEPTAGINPTLINGIIDRLIKVNQDFGITLLVIEHNMRVIMQLAEDIFCLAHGKMLANGSPNEIKNDKRVIDAYLGAQ, from the coding sequence GTGAGTATTTTAGAAGTAAGTAATGTAAGTAAATCATTTGGTGGTGTTAAAGCTAATGTTGACATCTCAATGAATGTTGAAAAAGGTAAGATAGTTGGATTAATTGGGCCAAATGGCTCAGGCAAAACCACATTATTTAATTCGATTGTAGGAACTTATCCTATAGATAATGGATCAATAAAATTTAATGGCAAAGAAGTCTCAGAGTTGCCAGTCCCCGTAATTGCAAAGCTAGGATTATTAAGGACATTTCAACAGACTAGAATTTATGGAAAGCTTAACTGCATAGAAAATATGCTTATTAGTCACAAAGGTAGTGACGCAGACTTAATGAAAATATTTTCTAAAATTCCACAAGAATTAACAGATAAAGCTGAAAACTTATTAAATTTCGTAGGGTTATTTCAAAAAAGAAAACTTAGAGCAGGGGACCTCTCATTTGGTCAACAAAAGTTATTAGAACTTGCAATGGCATTAATGAATGAGCCTGAAATGTTATTATTGGATGAGCCAACAGCGGGAATTAATCCGACATTGATAAATGGAATAATCGATAGATTAATTAAGGTAAATCAAGATTTTGGAATAACACTTTTAGTGATCGAGCATAATATGAGAGTAATAATGCAGTTAGCAGAAGACATTTTTTGCTTAGCTCATGGTAAAATGTTAGCTAATGGTTCTCCAAATGAAATTAAAAATGATAAACGTGTTATAGACGCGTATTTAGGAGCTCAATAA
- a CDS encoding histone deacetylase family protein yields MELPVVNHKDYVAKIGDDHKFPINKFGELAKYLIEQKVVKNFFNPVACSFETLNRAHSEDYIHDIKNKTLDKNKIKKIGFPLVDSVVQRSLVATGGTVLASKLALNYGIACNTAGGSHHANYDSGAGYCVFNDVAVAAHYLLDKGFANRILIVDLDVHQGNGNSEIFKYNRHVFTFSMHSKTNYPAKKSISDLDVELEDNLEDDVYIKTLKFYLNELNNENFDFVFYIAGVDIHFNDRLGKLKISDEGIRLRDELVIESFSSKKIPICGVLGGGYNKDFNKLVELHSLLHQSCAKLI; encoded by the coding sequence ATGGAGCTACCTGTAGTTAATCATAAAGATTATGTTGCTAAAATTGGAGATGATCATAAGTTTCCAATTAATAAATTTGGTGAACTTGCTAAATATTTAATAGAACAAAAAGTAGTAAAAAATTTTTTTAACCCTGTTGCTTGCTCTTTTGAAACTTTAAATAGAGCTCATTCAGAAGATTATATACATGATATTAAAAACAAAACCTTAGATAAAAATAAAATTAAAAAAATTGGTTTTCCATTGGTTGATAGCGTGGTTCAAAGGTCCTTAGTAGCAACTGGGGGAACTGTTTTAGCATCAAAACTTGCTTTAAACTATGGGATTGCTTGCAACACTGCAGGCGGAAGTCATCATGCAAATTATGATAGTGGTGCTGGTTATTGTGTTTTTAATGATGTAGCTGTTGCTGCACATTATTTATTGGATAAAGGATTTGCAAATAGAATTTTAATAGTAGATCTAGATGTTCATCAAGGAAATGGTAACTCAGAAATTTTTAAATACAATAGACATGTCTTTACTTTTAGCATGCATTCAAAAACTAATTATCCCGCAAAAAAATCAATTAGTGATTTAGATGTTGAGCTTGAAGACAATCTTGAAGATGATGTATATATAAAGACACTTAAATTTTATTTAAATGAGTTAAATAATGAAAACTTTGATTTTGTTTTTTATATAGCTGGTGTCGATATTCATTTTAATGACCGATTAGGTAAATTAAAAATTTCAGATGAAGGCATAAGACTCAGAGATGAGCTAGTAATTGAAAGTTTTTCTTCAAAAAAAATACCTATTTGTGGTGTTCTAGGTGGAGGATATAATAAAGACTTTAATAAATTGGTAGAATTACATTCTTTATTACATCAATCTTGTGCTAAATTAATTTAA